A single Paenibacillus sp. FSL R5-0517 DNA region contains:
- a CDS encoding oligopeptide ABC transporter substrate-binding protein: protein MKKGLFSRGLFFTMMLVFVLVLAACSEKEAATPAPATNNTEEGKTEEKPANEEGVYSIEDFNNVKTNEGTAIEGGSITFGLVSDTAFEGTLNFNFYSGNPDAQVLQWFDEGLLTWDKDYVYTNDGAATYETSEDGKTFTLTIRDNVNWHDGKPVTAEDLQFAYEVIGNKAYDGPRYDSNFTSVVGMDEYHAGKAKTISGIKVLSDKQISITYKESTPSLLTGGVWTYPLAKHIFGDMDVAKMSSSKEVREKPIGFGPFKVDVITPGESVTFVKNDDYWRGAPKLDSVTLKVINPTTVVQELKSGGVDLVDAFPTDQYKDNANLSNVEFLGAIDRAYTYIGFKLGTWDEENGKVKSNAEAKMGDKNLRKAMWMAVDNDQVGKRFYNGLRWNATTLIPPSHPEFHDASNPGVTYDPEAAKALLDEAGYKLDGEFRTNPDGTPLEINFVSMTGGDTAEPLARYYVQSWAAIGLKVNLEMVEFNSFYDRVGNTGKDDPNIDVYQAAWGVGIDVDPSGLYGRDALYNFSRFSSEENDKLLAQGISAEAFDVDKRKEIYNQWQQYMVDEVPVFPTLYRAVVAPVNKRVMNYAIGDGTGVYLSDLQVNAEKAVVAE from the coding sequence ATGAAAAAGGGATTATTTTCACGGGGACTATTTTTCACGATGATGTTGGTCTTTGTATTGGTGCTCGCAGCGTGCTCTGAAAAAGAAGCAGCTACTCCAGCTCCTGCTACCAACAACACAGAAGAGGGAAAAACGGAGGAAAAACCTGCTAATGAAGAGGGCGTTTACTCCATTGAAGACTTCAACAATGTCAAAACGAATGAAGGTACTGCGATCGAAGGTGGATCAATTACATTCGGACTTGTATCGGATACTGCTTTTGAAGGTACACTGAATTTCAACTTTTATTCCGGTAACCCGGATGCACAGGTTCTTCAATGGTTCGATGAAGGTTTGCTGACTTGGGATAAAGACTATGTGTACACCAATGATGGTGCTGCAACATATGAGACTTCCGAAGATGGTAAAACGTTCACACTGACTATTCGCGACAATGTAAACTGGCATGATGGTAAGCCGGTAACGGCTGAAGATCTGCAGTTTGCTTATGAAGTTATCGGTAACAAAGCGTATGATGGTCCACGTTACGACTCCAACTTCACTAGTGTAGTGGGTATGGATGAGTATCATGCTGGAAAAGCAAAAACAATCTCTGGTATTAAGGTGCTGAGCGACAAACAAATCAGCATTACGTATAAAGAATCTACTCCGTCCCTGCTGACAGGTGGCGTGTGGACGTACCCACTCGCTAAACATATCTTCGGAGATATGGATGTAGCAAAAATGTCTTCTTCCAAAGAAGTACGTGAAAAACCAATTGGTTTTGGTCCATTTAAAGTGGATGTTATCACTCCAGGTGAGTCTGTAACTTTTGTTAAAAACGATGACTACTGGCGTGGAGCTCCAAAACTGGATAGTGTAACTCTGAAAGTTATCAACCCGACAACGGTTGTTCAAGAACTGAAATCTGGCGGGGTAGACCTCGTGGATGCCTTCCCGACAGATCAATATAAAGACAATGCTAACCTGTCCAACGTAGAATTCCTGGGCGCAATCGATCGTGCTTATACGTACATCGGTTTCAAACTGGGAACGTGGGATGAAGAGAATGGAAAAGTTAAAAGCAATGCTGAAGCAAAAATGGGCGACAAAAACTTGCGTAAAGCAATGTGGATGGCTGTAGATAACGATCAAGTTGGTAAACGTTTCTATAATGGCCTGCGTTGGAATGCAACAACCCTGATTCCACCGTCTCACCCAGAATTCCATGATGCCAGCAATCCAGGTGTAACGTATGATCCAGAAGCAGCGAAAGCTTTGCTTGATGAAGCTGGTTACAAACTGGATGGTGAATTCCGTACGAATCCGGATGGAACACCACTCGAAATCAACTTTGTATCCATGACAGGTGGCGACACAGCTGAACCATTGGCACGTTATTATGTTCAATCATGGGCAGCTATTGGTTTGAAAGTAAACCTGGAAATGGTTGAATTCAACAGCTTCTATGACCGTGTAGGTAACACAGGTAAAGATGATCCGAACATTGATGTGTATCAAGCCGCATGGGGTGTTGGTATTGACGTAGATCCATCTGGCCTGTACGGCCGTGATGCACTCTACAACTTCTCCAGATTCTCCAGCGAAGAGAATGACAAATTGCTGGCACAAGGTATCTCTGCTGAAGCATTCGATGTAGACAAGCGTAAAGAGATCTACAATCAATGGCAGCAATACATGGTAGATGAAGTTCCTGTATTCCCTACACTGTATCGCGCAGTTGTAGCACCAGTTAACAAACGTGTAATGAACTACGCGATTGGCGATGGAACAGGTGTTTACCTGAGCGACTTGCAAGTGAATGCAGAAAAAGCAGTTGTAGCTGAGTAA
- a CDS encoding ABC transporter permease — protein sequence MSKANEVVVTSQKVDKSPSSLSILWRELVRDKVALISLIFLGLVMLLVYGTSLILNQDDIVRVDLFALYEPPSAQYWLGTDYGGRDVFGQLVIGTRNSLTIGIIVTLMTGFIGILIGLLSGYFGGMIDNLFMRVVDFFMILPMLMIVIAFVTAVPKYNIISFSLIMTAFLWMGIARLIRSKALQERELDYVKASKTLGSSHLKIMLSQVLPNLSSIIIVTMTLNLAANIGLESGLSFLGFGFPESTPSLGTLVSYARNPQTLESRWWIWLPASVLILVLMLSINNVGQALKRATDARQRRG from the coding sequence ATGAGCAAGGCCAACGAGGTAGTTGTAACTTCACAAAAAGTTGATAAAAGCCCCTCCAGTTTGAGTATTTTATGGAGGGAGCTTGTCAGAGATAAGGTGGCACTAATCTCGCTCATTTTCTTGGGCTTGGTCATGTTGCTGGTGTATGGCACGTCTCTCATTCTGAATCAGGATGATATCGTACGCGTGGATCTGTTTGCCTTATATGAACCACCTTCTGCACAATATTGGCTTGGAACAGACTATGGGGGTCGTGATGTATTTGGCCAACTGGTCATTGGTACACGTAACTCGCTGACTATTGGAATTATTGTAACGTTAATGACTGGCTTCATAGGTATCTTAATTGGCCTTTTATCCGGTTACTTCGGTGGAATGATAGACAACCTGTTTATGCGTGTTGTTGACTTCTTCATGATCCTTCCGATGTTGATGATTGTTATCGCGTTTGTTACGGCAGTACCGAAATACAATATCATCTCGTTCTCTCTAATCATGACGGCGTTTCTCTGGATGGGTATCGCCAGATTGATTCGTTCTAAAGCATTACAGGAACGGGAGCTGGACTATGTAAAAGCTTCAAAAACATTGGGCTCTTCTCATCTGAAGATTATGCTCTCACAGGTTCTTCCGAATCTGAGCTCCATTATCATCGTAACGATGACATTGAATCTCGCTGCCAACATTGGCCTCGAATCAGGGCTGTCTTTCCTCGGGTTTGGTTTTCCCGAAAGTACGCCTAGTCTTGGAACACTCGTAAGTTATGCACGTAATCCGCAAACCCTGGAATCCAGATGGTGGATATGGCTACCCGCATCAGTACTGATCCTGGTATTGATGTTGAGTATAAATAATGTCGGTCAAGCCCTAAAGCGTGCGACTGATGCAAGACAAAGAAGAGGTTAA
- the opp4B gene encoding oligopeptide ABC transporter permease translates to MWKTIVRRIIIMIPQIFLLSLLVFLMAKAMPGDALTGLLDPSVDPKALEAQRERLGLNNPWYVQYWDWIKNAIQGDFGQSFRFKMPVTDLIGQRVANTFWLALATLVLTYLIAIPLGIISGRYNDTWSDRLITGYTYLGFAAPLFIFALVMVWIFGFHFGWFPTGGSVAPGLTPGTFSYVMSKFYHLLLPALSMALITTVSTVQYLRSEIIDIKHKEFVITARAKGASESRIYNRHILRNSLLPIAAFFGYEITGLIGGTVFIESIFSYPGMGQLFLNSISLRDFSVVTALVLLYGVASILGALLSDIILGIVDPRIRIK, encoded by the coding sequence ATGTGGAAAACGATAGTACGCAGAATTATCATAATGATCCCTCAGATCTTTTTACTAAGTCTTTTGGTCTTTCTGATGGCCAAGGCCATGCCGGGTGATGCGCTAACCGGATTGCTTGATCCAAGCGTTGATCCCAAAGCGTTGGAAGCCCAGCGAGAGAGACTGGGATTGAATAATCCTTGGTACGTGCAATATTGGGACTGGATCAAAAACGCCATCCAAGGTGATTTTGGACAATCCTTCCGTTTCAAAATGCCCGTTACGGACCTGATCGGTCAACGTGTAGCAAACACGTTCTGGCTCGCACTGGCGACACTTGTACTGACTTACCTGATTGCTATTCCTCTGGGTATCATCAGTGGTCGTTACAACGATACCTGGTCTGATCGGTTGATCACTGGTTACACCTACTTGGGCTTCGCCGCTCCATTGTTTATCTTCGCACTGGTGATGGTATGGATCTTCGGATTCCATTTCGGCTGGTTCCCGACGGGAGGAAGCGTTGCGCCAGGACTTACACCAGGCACATTCAGCTACGTAATGAGTAAGTTCTATCATCTATTATTGCCGGCATTATCCATGGCACTGATTACAACGGTATCTACCGTTCAATATTTGCGTAGTGAAATCATTGATATCAAGCATAAGGAATTCGTTATTACTGCGAGAGCCAAAGGGGCTTCAGAATCCCGGATCTATAACAGACATATTTTGAGAAACTCGCTATTACCTATCGCCGCATTCTTCGGATATGAGATTACGGGGCTTATCGGTGGTACCGTATTTATCGAAAGCATATTCAGTTATCCAGGTATGGGGCAGTTGTTCCTGAATTCCATCTCATTGCGTGACTTCAGCGTTGTGACTGCACTCGTATTGTTATATGGCGTAGCTTCCATTCTCGGGGCATTGCTGTCTGACATAATTCTGGGAATTGTAGATCCACGTATACGGATCAAGTAA
- a CDS encoding ATP-binding cassette domain-containing protein, with protein MALLEVEGLKIHFPIRGGLLKREIGSVKAVDDVSFSIEQGQTYGLVGESGSGKTTTGRAIIGLNHVTDGKILFNGKNLATERRKNRQLQRDVQMIFQDPYSSLNPKKRVIDIIAEPFRNYERLTATEEKRQVRELLEKVGLSPESIYKYPHEFSGGQRQRIGIARAIALKPKLIIADEPVSALDVSVQAQVLNFMQEIQKELNLTYLFISHDLGIIRHMCDQIGIMYKGRYVEQGTTNDIFENPQHIYTKRLIAAIPDMDPTKREEMVAFRQQVKSEYEHSYRNFFDEEGLAYSLQSISDTHRVALPQKG; from the coding sequence ATGGCATTACTCGAAGTAGAAGGGCTCAAGATACACTTTCCGATTCGCGGGGGGTTGCTTAAACGGGAAATCGGCAGTGTAAAGGCCGTTGATGATGTGAGCTTCTCCATTGAACAAGGACAGACCTATGGACTGGTTGGCGAATCAGGTTCAGGCAAGACGACAACAGGCAGAGCCATTATTGGGCTGAACCATGTCACTGACGGAAAAATTCTGTTTAACGGCAAAAACCTGGCTACGGAGCGACGTAAAAACAGGCAGCTCCAGCGGGATGTACAAATGATTTTCCAAGATCCATATTCATCATTGAATCCAAAGAAGCGGGTTATCGATATCATCGCTGAGCCGTTTCGTAACTATGAGCGTCTGACAGCGACCGAGGAGAAAAGACAAGTAAGAGAATTACTTGAAAAAGTTGGTCTGAGTCCGGAGTCCATCTACAAGTATCCGCATGAATTCTCAGGGGGGCAGCGGCAACGGATTGGCATTGCACGGGCTATTGCACTGAAGCCGAAGCTGATTATCGCGGATGAACCTGTCTCTGCACTGGATGTATCAGTACAGGCTCAGGTACTTAACTTTATGCAGGAGATTCAAAAAGAATTAAATCTGACGTATCTGTTCATCAGTCACGATCTGGGCATCATCCGCCATATGTGTGATCAGATCGGAATTATGTATAAAGGTCGATATGTGGAACAAGGTACAACGAATGATATTTTTGAGAATCCGCAACACATCTATACCAAACGTCTGATTGCTGCCATTCCGGATATGGACCCAACCAAACGAGAGGAAATGGTAGCCTTCCGTCAACAGGTCAAGTCCGAGTATGAACATTCATACCGAAATTTCTTTGATGAGGAAGGGCTTGCATACTCGCTCCAATCCATTTCCGATACTCACCGAGTAGCTCTACCTCAGAAAGGTTGA
- a CDS encoding ABC transporter ATP-binding protein: MNTELLEVRNLTTSFRIEDDYYAAVDHVSLKVKKNEVLAIVGESGSGKSAFAFSLMGLHNKAKIEGQILYKGQDIANISPNKLNKLRGKEMAMIFQDPLSALNPLMIIGEQIEEILTLHQSKLSSREKREKVIHLLNQVGIPRPEQIYKQYPHELSGGMRQRIVIAIAIANKPELLIADEPTTALDVTIQLQILELIRDLKNEINAGIILITHDLGVVAEMADRVAVMYAGEIVEIADIFTLMNDAKHPYTRSLLNSIPTLSEERSKLHVIQGIVPSLKNLPRKGCRFKARIPWISESAHEENPQMHEIAPGHFVRCTCYQHFHFPDQSGGGIT; this comes from the coding sequence TTGAATACAGAGCTATTGGAAGTCAGAAATCTAACAACATCATTCAGAATTGAAGATGACTATTATGCAGCAGTGGATCACGTTAGCCTTAAGGTGAAAAAAAATGAAGTGTTGGCGATTGTAGGTGAATCTGGGTCAGGTAAAAGTGCTTTTGCATTCTCTCTTATGGGTTTGCATAACAAAGCAAAAATCGAAGGCCAGATTCTCTATAAAGGACAAGATATTGCCAACATCTCTCCAAACAAGTTGAACAAGCTACGCGGTAAAGAAATGGCTATGATTTTTCAGGATCCATTGTCTGCGTTAAACCCTCTAATGATTATTGGTGAACAGATTGAAGAGATCCTTACACTTCATCAGTCTAAGCTGTCTTCCAGAGAGAAGAGAGAGAAGGTTATTCACTTATTGAATCAGGTAGGGATTCCACGTCCCGAACAAATATACAAGCAGTATCCCCACGAATTATCTGGTGGTATGAGACAGAGAATTGTCATCGCCATTGCGATTGCTAACAAACCAGAACTACTCATAGCCGATGAACCAACGACGGCGCTTGACGTTACCATTCAACTACAGATTCTGGAGCTAATCCGAGATCTGAAGAATGAAATTAACGCAGGCATTATTCTGATTACACATGATTTGGGTGTTGTGGCTGAGATGGCTGATCGCGTTGCCGTTATGTACGCAGGCGAAATTGTTGAAATCGCAGATATCTTCACATTGATGAACGATGCGAAGCATCCATATACCCGCTCATTGTTGAATTCTATTCCCACCCTGTCTGAAGAAAGATCCAAATTACATGTTATCCAAGGCATCGTACCATCACTCAAAAATCTTCCTCGCAAAGGGTGCAGATTCAAAGCCAGAATTCCATGGATTAGTGAATCGGCTCATGAAGAGAACCCGCAGATGCATGAAATTGCACCAGGTCACTTTGTACGGTGTACCTGTTACCAGCACTTTCATTTCCCTGACCAAAGCGGAGGAGGAATAACATAA
- a CDS encoding M15 family metallopeptidase produces the protein MNTSKRRGKQRKKRSLKTWILATLLLSIIYVWLQQKGDIDNMWPGTTIQEVVPITGLHPVVAENEKLLVRKAARRGIEMVITHGYRSSEEQDALFNQGRSSAGNIVTNARGGESYHNYGLAIDFALRTPEGDVVWDMERDDNGNGKADWMEVVDLAKELGFTWGGDWANFPDYPHLQMDFGLSINELKRGKRPPETS, from the coding sequence ATGAATACATCAAAGCGTAGAGGCAAACAGAGAAAAAAGAGAAGTCTGAAAACCTGGATTCTAGCAACTCTTTTACTTTCCATTATATATGTATGGTTACAGCAAAAAGGTGATATAGATAACATGTGGCCCGGGACAACGATTCAAGAGGTTGTACCGATCACAGGCCTTCATCCTGTGGTAGCAGAGAATGAGAAATTATTGGTACGGAAGGCAGCGAGACGAGGAATAGAGATGGTTATTACCCACGGCTACCGAAGTTCTGAGGAGCAAGACGCACTATTCAACCAAGGACGCTCAAGTGCAGGTAATATCGTTACGAATGCGCGTGGCGGTGAGTCATATCATAACTATGGATTAGCTATTGATTTTGCATTGAGGACGCCTGAGGGTGATGTGGTGTGGGATATGGAGCGAGATGATAACGGGAATGGCAAGGCAGACTGGATGGAAGTTGTAGATCTCGCCAAAGAGTTAGGTTTCACTTGGGGTGGAGACTGGGCTAACTTTCCGGACTATCCTCACTTACAGATGGATTTTGGCTTGAGTATCAATGAGTTAAAACGTGGTAAAAGGCCTCCTGAAACTTCCTAA
- the rpsR gene encoding 30S ribosomal protein S18 encodes MGFKQREGGDNDKRPARRGGRNKRRKVCFFTANKITHIDYKDTDLLRKFISERGKILPRRVTGTSAKYQRMLTIAIKRSRQIALLPYTTE; translated from the coding sequence ATGGGCTTCAAGCAAAGAGAAGGCGGAGACAACGATAAAAGACCGGCACGTCGTGGCGGCCGTAATAAACGTCGTAAAGTGTGCTTCTTCACAGCTAACAAAATTACTCACATCGATTATAAAGATACGGACTTGCTTCGTAAATTTATCAGCGAACGTGGAAAAATTTTGCCACGCCGTGTAACAGGTACTAGCGCTAAATATCAACGCATGCTGACGATTGCAATCAAACGCTCCCGTCAAATCGCATTATTGCCATACACAACTGAGTAG
- the ssb gene encoding single-stranded DNA-binding protein, with amino-acid sequence MLNRVILIGRLTRDPELRYTPAGVAVTQFTLAVDRPFTSQGGEKEADFIPVVTWRQLAETCANYLRKGRLAAVEGRIQVRNYENNEGKRVYVTEVIADNVRFLESANRDNSGGGGGQPMREEPSYGGGGRANNNNNSRSNNQDPFSDDGKPIDISDDDLPF; translated from the coding sequence TTGTTGAACCGTGTCATTCTGATCGGACGGTTAACCCGGGATCCTGAGTTGCGTTACACTCCAGCAGGAGTAGCAGTTACGCAATTTACTTTGGCAGTGGACAGACCGTTTACAAGCCAAGGGGGAGAAAAGGAAGCCGATTTCATTCCGGTCGTAACCTGGAGACAGCTTGCCGAGACCTGTGCAAACTATTTGCGCAAAGGACGCCTGGCTGCAGTCGAAGGACGCATTCAAGTACGGAACTACGAGAATAACGAAGGAAAACGTGTATACGTGACCGAAGTTATTGCCGATAATGTCCGTTTCTTGGAGTCAGCTAACCGTGATAATAGCGGTGGCGGCGGTGGGCAACCAATGCGTGAAGAGCCTTCTTATGGAGGCGGCGGACGCGCGAACAATAACAATAATTCGCGTAGCAACAATCAGGATCCTTTTTCCGATGACGGAAAACCGATTGATATATCGGATGATGATTTGCCATTTTAA
- the rpsF gene encoding 30S ribosomal protein S6, whose amino-acid sequence MRKYEVMYIIRPDIEQEVVQATVDKFQGIISNGGGEVTAHDVMGKRRLAYEIKKFRDGFYVLVHFTAEPAVVTELERLMKISDEVIRYLITNDVKSA is encoded by the coding sequence ATGCGCAAATATGAAGTGATGTACATTATTCGTCCTGACATTGAGCAAGAAGTTGTTCAAGCTACAGTCGATAAATTCCAAGGCATCATCTCCAACGGCGGTGGTGAAGTTACAGCTCACGACGTTATGGGTAAACGCCGTCTTGCGTATGAGATCAAGAAATTCCGTGATGGTTTTTATGTTCTGGTACATTTCACTGCTGAACCAGCAGTTGTAACTGAACTTGAGCGTCTCATGAAGATTTCTGACGAAGTAATTCGTTATCTCATTACCAACGACGTTAAGTCTGCTTAA
- a CDS encoding YjzC family protein — MGEKTEFEPGDKAPNDGEYTEVGEKSFVTEIQNPKRVTLQKGEAFPETSNHNRKWKKLTKARVH, encoded by the coding sequence ATGGGTGAAAAAACCGAGTTTGAACCAGGAGACAAAGCACCAAACGATGGAGAGTACACGGAAGTCGGGGAAAAAAGCTTTGTCACGGAAATTCAGAATCCAAAGCGGGTAACGCTGCAAAAAGGTGAAGCTTTTCCCGAAACAAGTAATCATAATCGTAAGTGGAAGAAGCTGACCAAAGCCCGCGTCCATTAA
- a CDS encoding DUF951 domain-containing protein, giving the protein MERKSFQLGDIVQMKKQHPCGSNEMEIIRMGMDIRIKCVGCKHSVLIPRAKFEKNMKKVLRSAEESTES; this is encoded by the coding sequence GTGGAGCGTAAAAGTTTCCAGCTTGGGGATATCGTGCAGATGAAGAAGCAGCATCCCTGTGGCAGTAATGAGATGGAGATCATTCGTATGGGTATGGATATTCGGATCAAGTGTGTCGGTTGCAAACATAGCGTATTGATTCCAAGAGCAAAATTCGAGAAAAACATGAAGAAAGTACTGCGCTCAGCCGAAGAGTCCACTGAATCATGA